One genomic segment of Candidatus Syntrophosphaera sp. includes these proteins:
- a CDS encoding ribonuclease HII produces MHLSNRLIGVDEAGRGALAGPVVVAAVRLDYGVRIEGINDSKKLSPARRERMFAEIINSGAAWHIVEIDAAFIDRHNILQATLKGMYEAVSAICGPNDLCLIDGNQFPPGLACPQSCVIGGDGLHACIAAASILAKVHRDRLMAASDCHYPLYGFARHKGYGTAEHLKALAEYGPCAIHRKSFSPISDLL; encoded by the coding sequence CTAACCGCTTGATCGGAGTGGATGAAGCCGGGCGCGGGGCTCTGGCCGGACCTGTGGTCGTGGCGGCGGTCAGATTGGATTACGGAGTTCGAATCGAAGGGATCAATGACAGCAAGAAACTCTCACCCGCCAGAAGGGAACGGATGTTTGCGGAGATAATCAACTCAGGGGCCGCCTGGCACATCGTGGAAATCGACGCCGCTTTCATCGATCGCCACAACATCCTGCAGGCCACTCTCAAAGGGATGTATGAAGCGGTCTCGGCCATCTGCGGGCCGAATGACCTCTGCCTCATCGACGGCAATCAGTTTCCCCCGGGACTGGCCTGCCCCCAAAGCTGCGTGATCGGCGGAGATGGCCTCCACGCCTGCATCGCGGCCGCGTCGATCCTGGCCAAGGTCCACCGGGACAGGCTTATGGCCGCTTCAGACTGCCACTATCCCCTCTATGGATTTGCCCGCCACAAGGGCTATGGCACGGCAGAGCACCTCAAAGCCCTGGCGGAATACGGCCCCTGCGCCATCCACCGCAAGAGCTTCTCCCCCATCTCCGACTTGCTGTAA
- a CDS encoding indolepyruvate ferredoxin oxidoreductase: MEKLMLLGDEALAQGALDAGISGFYGYPGTPSTEIIEYVQHSKQAERDEVHRTWSSNEKTAMETAIGMSYAGKRALVTMKHVGLNVAADPFMNSAFTGANGGLIVVVADDPGMHSSQNEQDSRFYGKFAMIPVLEPSNQQECYDMAFYGFELSERYHVPVLLRLTTRLSHSRSGVQTRNPLRQNEMKKPDDPYQFMLLPSFARKKYKHLIELQDTFIRESMESPFNSFNLEASDHSRGIVTTGLAYNYLREVYQGQPIPHPVVKISQYPLPIEALTRLYDSCDSLVVLEEGMPIVEDMLKGLAWKGTKPIRGRLDGTIPRDGELNPNKVAQALGLPDTVGKNIPEIVNPRPPALCLGCPHADSYLALNEALQEYGKGHVFSDIGCYTLGFMPPYNAINSCVDMGASITMAKGASDAGLFPAVAVIGDSTFSHSGMTGLLDCVFENSNVVIVILDNSTTAMTGGQEYTGFGKLEEICVGLGVKREHIRVFKPLKVNWEEMVTAYKEELAYNGVSVIIPRRECVQTMKKKFKVETPS, translated from the coding sequence ATGGAAAAACTCATGCTTCTGGGCGATGAAGCCTTGGCGCAGGGAGCCTTGGATGCCGGTATCTCTGGATTTTACGGTTATCCGGGAACCCCCTCCACGGAGATCATCGAATATGTCCAGCACAGCAAGCAAGCTGAAAGGGACGAGGTCCACCGGACCTGGTCTTCCAACGAAAAAACCGCGATGGAAACGGCGATCGGGATGAGCTATGCCGGCAAGCGGGCCCTCGTGACAATGAAACACGTTGGCCTGAACGTTGCCGCCGATCCTTTCATGAACTCGGCCTTCACGGGCGCCAACGGCGGCTTGATCGTCGTGGTGGCGGACGATCCGGGCATGCATTCCTCGCAGAACGAGCAGGATTCCCGCTTCTACGGCAAGTTCGCCATGATCCCGGTTTTGGAGCCCTCCAACCAGCAGGAATGCTACGACATGGCTTTTTACGGCTTTGAACTTTCCGAGCGCTACCACGTGCCGGTGCTGCTGCGCCTCACGACCCGCCTGTCCCATTCGCGCTCGGGGGTGCAAACCCGGAATCCCTTGCGGCAAAACGAGATGAAGAAGCCCGATGATCCTTACCAGTTCATGCTGCTGCCGTCTTTCGCGCGCAAGAAATACAAGCATCTGATCGAGTTGCAAGATACTTTTATTCGGGAATCGATGGAATCGCCTTTCAATTCCTTCAATCTCGAGGCAAGCGACCATTCCCGGGGAATCGTGACCACCGGCCTGGCCTATAACTACCTTCGCGAGGTCTATCAAGGACAGCCGATCCCCCATCCGGTGGTCAAGATCAGCCAGTATCCGCTTCCCATCGAGGCCCTGACCCGCTTGTACGATAGCTGCGACAGCCTCGTAGTTCTGGAGGAAGGTATGCCGATCGTGGAAGACATGCTTAAAGGCCTGGCCTGGAAAGGCACGAAACCGATCAGGGGCAGGCTGGACGGAACCATTCCCCGCGACGGCGAGCTAAATCCGAACAAGGTCGCCCAGGCTTTGGGCCTGCCGGACACCGTGGGAAAAAACATTCCTGAGATCGTCAATCCCCGGCCCCCGGCCCTTTGCTTGGGCTGCCCCCACGCGGACAGCTATCTGGCCCTCAACGAAGCTTTGCAGGAATATGGCAAAGGCCACGTGTTCAGCGACATCGGCTGCTACACCCTGGGCTTCATGCCGCCCTACAACGCGATCAATTCCTGCGTGGACATGGGCGCCAGCATCACCATGGCCAAAGGCGCTTCCGACGCTGGATTGTTCCCGGCAGTGGCAGTGATCGGCGATTCCACCTTCTCCCATTCTGGGATGACCGGACTGCTGGATTGCGTGTTTGAAAACTCCAACGTGGTGATCGTGATCCTGGACAATTCCACCACCGCCATGACCGGCGGCCAGGAATATACGGGCTTCGGCAAGCTGGAGGAGATCTGCGTCGGGCTGGGTGTGAAAAGGGAACACATCCGCGTGTTCAAACCCCTGAAAGTGAATTGGGAGGAAATGGTCACCGCCTACAAGGAAGAACTCGCCTACAACGGGGTTTCGGTGATCATACCGCGCCGGGAATGCGTGCAGACCATGAAGAAAAAATTCAAAGTGGAGACGCCGTCATGA
- a CDS encoding indolepyruvate oxidoreductase subunit beta: MKKDIILAGVGGQGILTIATIIGTAALKRGWHLKQAEVHGMSQRGGDVQSHLRLSDQPIWSDLIPLGSADMILSVEPMEALRYLPYLSPDGWIIANKTPFKNIAVYPDEEGIYAEIRNHPKHVLIDADTIAKEVKANRAMNIVMLGAAIKHLGFSPEEIKDAITSIFSRKGEQIVEANLRALDAGLSA; encoded by the coding sequence ATGAAAAAAGACATAATCCTTGCCGGAGTCGGCGGCCAGGGCATCCTGACCATCGCCACGATCATCGGGACCGCGGCCCTGAAACGCGGCTGGCATCTCAAACAAGCTGAAGTGCACGGCATGAGCCAGCGCGGAGGCGATGTCCAATCCCACCTGCGCCTGTCAGATCAACCCATCTGGAGCGACCTGATCCCCTTGGGCAGCGCAGACATGATCCTATCCGTGGAGCCGATGGAAGCTTTGCGCTATCTGCCCTACCTTTCTCCCGATGGCTGGATCATAGCCAACAAGACCCCCTTCAAAAACATCGCGGTCTATCCCGATGAAGAAGGGATCTACGCGGAGATCAGGAATCATCCCAAACATGTGCTGATCGACGCCGACACGATCGCCAAGGAAGTGAAAGCCAATCGCGCCATGAACATCGTGATGCTCGGCGCGGCGATCAAGCACCTGGGCTTTTCGCCTGAAGAGATCAAAGACGCCATCACGAGCATATTCAGCCGCAAGGGTGAGCAGATCGTGGAAGCGAACCTGCGGGCCCTGGATGCCGGCCTGAGCGCCTAA